AAGAAGAGCTTTGAAAACCAGTGCCCCCCTTTACTGAACGCTCTCTGCTCTGGTTAGGGCACCCTTACTTACTTCTGGAAGAATCCGTTCCAGTTTGGTTTTTACCAATCTCCAGAGCCCTCTTTGGAGATGCCAGTTGGCACAGGAAAGTGCTGAACTGTTTACAGTCCTAGCCTACGGTTCAGGGAGGGGATGTGGTTTAACTGGACCGCAAAGCCCGGTACAGGACTCATTTGCATGGCCCCTGACGCCATGTGACGCAGCCGGCTCCTCCTATATAAAGAAGCAGGCTCCGAAATATCTCCGAGTCTGGGTTGGACTGGCGGCTGTGGAGTTTGTGACACACTAGGTGACACCCCTGGAGTCACTTCCTTTCAACTCTGAAGAGTCTGCCTGGCTTCGGGTCCGATCCGCAGCCTTCGCCCCCCACGTAGCCCCCAGGCTCGCCTTGCAGAGCCCAGCCCCGTGCAGCGCGCCCGCAGCCGGCAGCCGCCCCGCCCGCCCAGCCCGCCCAGCCCCGCCAGAGCTCCGCAGCCGCCCGAGCCATGAATGCCGAAATGTATCAGACCCCCATGGAGGTGGCGGTCTATCAGCTGCACAATTTCAAcatctccttcttctcttccctgcTTGGAGGGGATGTGGTTTCCGTTAAGCTGGATAACAGGTAAACCACTGGCCACGGCTCCCCCGGAGCCGAGGCGCCGGCGGGGGCTGGGCTGCGAGCGGGATCTCCGAGCGAGCCGTGCGCCGCCGATCCCCGTTCCCTGCGGTGCAGCATCCTGGGAAGGGGCGGGGGTAGGGGACGCAAGGGGGGGGGTCACCGCCGCGCTGGGAGCCGCCGTCGGAGCGTCCCTGCGGCCGCTGCGCCTTGAGAAGAAGCTGCCGCAGCCTGAGGCAGAggcagcggcaggcagaggggcggcggggccaggctgggcagggggctggcCGCGCGCCTTGCGCCGCCGGGGAGCAGGCCGGAAGCTTCCGAGCCGAGAAGGAATTCCTAGCTAGCTTCGGGGTGCGGTAGGTCCGCCTGGGACCCTTCTGGGCCGGCGCCGGAATGGGCCGCCAGCGGGGATTGGGGGCCTCCCTGCGCCGCGCGCCCCCATTGTTTGCCTGTCGCTCCGGCAGGCCAAGCAGGCCCCGTTGGCCCGTGCGCTCCGGGACCCGCGCGCGGCTCCACGCGGAGCTCTGGGCGGCTGCGGCGGGGAGCCAGCCCGGTTGGAAAGGTGCCGCTTCCCCCGGGGTCCTGGGGGACAAAGTGCCCGGGACTCTGGGCCAGGGAGGCGGGAGAGAGGAAGAACCGGGGCAGATGGAGGACTTTGGTCACAGCTGCCAGGTGCTCAGAGTGGAACCAAGTGGGTAACGCGGTCGCTTTGCTTTTTGTCTCGGCAGTGCCTCTGGAGCCAGCGTGGTGGCCATAGACAACAAGATCGAGCAGGCCATGGTGAGTGGCATCCCTGCGTCATTCCCATCCCTGGACCTAGCTGCTGCTTATGTAACTCGGGGCAGAACTGAGGGGGTGGGTGCAAAAGCCGTTTGCCAAGAGCCTGAGGAAGGcaacagcctgcttcccctcgcCTTGGAGGCCCTAGGTAGCCCCCGTCAGAGGGCCACCTTTTTAGGGCATTTGCAGTCTGCCCTTGTGGActgtctcctctcttcctcctggtGTTTGCTGCAGGCTCCCGCTCGCCCCAGGCAGGCCGCAGGGCAGGGAGCTGAGACACTTGCATTTTGTCTGCAGCCCGCATTTGGCGTGGGCCAGAGCTCATTGGATGCAAGCGCACTGCAGTGCCTCTGCAGAGGGGGGCTGGGGTCAGGAGTCAGGAGGAAACAGGAAGCAAAgcaccccaccccttctccctctcctcaccagGTAGAGGTCAGACTCCACCGAGCAGCCTACAGGGCTGCAGGGGCTTGGGGCATCCAGCCCTTAGTAACTGCTTCTCCAGGGACACAGCTCCCTGCCTCTGGCGCGGTCCTCAGATCCAGAGCAGATGTGCCCGTCCTGGCACCTTCCCTCGGGGCCAGCATCTTGTTGCACCAGACTGCACTGCAGGTGCCACCCCAGCTCTGTGTGCTGGGTCACCCCGAAGAGGCAGTTCGGCTCTCCTGGGGAGAGGTGCACAAGTGGACAGACGATGCGGTGGCCCGCAGGTCCTCCCTGCGTGGTGTACTGGTGACAGGACCTTAGGTGGCAGTGGGGCTAGAGCCAACCACCAGCAGCCAGCCTACAGAGGCCTCCTCTAAGCAGCCAGCTTTGGAAGTCCCTAGAAACTTGCAGAAGGGGATCCTGTGCAGCTCAaagctgggctcccagctcaggcaTGGCCCAGTTGTGCAGCTCTCCTGGGGGCGGCCGAAGCACTTCAGGGGACCAGCATGCTGAGGGGAGGCCGGGGTGCAGTGGCCCAGGGGACACCCAGATGGCTGGGTGATGGTGCCACAGAGGGCCTGTGACGGCTAGTGGACGGTTTTGTTGTGAttccctccccatggcaggatctGGTGAAGAATCATCTGATGTACGCTGTCAGAGAGGAGGTGGAGATCCTGAAGGAGCAGATCCGAGAGCTGGTGGAGAAGAACTCCCAGCTGGAGCGTGAGAACACCCTCTTGAAGACCCTGGCGAGCCCAGAGCAGCTGGAGAAGTTCCAGTCTCGTCTGAGCCCCGAGGAGCCGGTTCCCGACACCCCGCAGGCGCCCGAGGCCCCCGGTGGTTCTGCGGTGTAAGTGGCTCTGTCCTTAGGGTGGGCAGAGCCACTAAACTTGTTCTACCTAGTTCTTTCCAGTTTGTTTTTGGTTCCCCAAGCGTCATCTCACGTGGAGAACTTTACACCTAGCATAGCTGGTGCCAAGAGATGTCCTGAGGACATGGCCACCTGGGTCCACTCCAGTGACAGACCCCTGACAAAGAGCAGGTCTCTGGAGGCTGAGTTGCATGGGGCCTCGTCACCCCCCGCCAGTGAGCCTCTCCTGCCACCGTGCCCTGGGGGCTCCCAGGGCCTGGGCAACTTAGCTGCAACTGGCGAAGGAGAAATGTAGTGTGAGATGTGACGCCAGTTTACTCCAGAAAGCATAAGgggtctgtttttgttgttgttgctttttgtttttcatttccatggACATCTTCAGCAGCTTCACCTGACAACGACTGTTCCTATGAAGAAGCCACttgtgttttgagcagaggcaacctctctcttctctcctgcctGGCCAGGGCAGGGCCACAGATAGGAGAGATTGAGCCAAGTCAGCCTTCTGTTGGTTAATATGGTCTAATGCATGGCTTTGTGCACAGCCCAGTGTGGGATTACGGCTTTGGGATGACCGCTTACAAAGTTCTGTTTGGTTAGTGTTGGCATAGTTTTTCTATATAGCCATACATGCGTATATAAACCCATAGGGCTAGATCTCTATCTTAGTGTAGCGATGTATacgtacacacacatacttgTGTGCCGAAGGGCCTAACCGGCTTTGGGGTATCAATTGGTCCCTTATCCCTTCAGGCTAATCCTTTGACTGTGTTCATTTACCAAGTTGGTCCGGTTTGTCCTTTATGTTACGTAAGACTACAGagtagaggtggggagggggccggcCTCTGAATGCGGCCACAGATGCCTCGCCGCTTCAGCCCTTGCCCCATCTGTCCCCGGAAGACACGGGAGGGGACAGCCTTTGCCCTATCTGTCCCCTGAAGACGCGGGAGGTCCCCTCTCGAAAGCCAAACCCACCATTCACTGGTGCTGACTACACAGAATGGGGTTGAGAGAAGACCAGCCAGGGCCTTCGCATTGTCATGAGAAAACTTTTGTTCTTTAACGTTTGTGGAAAACTCTAGAGTGAACTGAAGGATTGGTTTGCTAGCGTCCCCTTGGGGACAAGGCATGGACCGGGGGATGGCTTTGACCCAAATGGTGCCTGGGTGATGTACTCAGGGAGCTTGTGTCGAGGGAGGGGGGTTCTGCGGCAGTGAACACTTTCCACTTTCCGACACCTTATCCTGATGTTATGTCTCCAGGATTtggattttgatttttcaaatgtaGCTTGAAATTTCAATaaactttgctcttttttttttttctaaatataaaccTGGCGTCCGAGTATAAATAGAGTGAGTGGCCGGGGGCGCTGTTTGTCCGACTCCCTGAACATGAGTGAGTACCCCCTAAGTGGCAGACCAACCCTATTGCCTCATCCGGCCTGTCAAAATACCCACACTGTAcgggtgaggagactgaggctcggCCTgtgtaagtgacttgcccagagtcacat
Above is a genomic segment from Neovison vison isolate M4711 chromosome X, ASM_NN_V1, whole genome shotgun sequence containing:
- the TSC22D3 gene encoding TSC22 domain family protein 3 isoform X3 — encoded protein: MNAEMYQTPMEVAVYQLHNFNISFFSSLLGGDVVSVKLDNSASGASVVAIDNKIEQAMDLVKNHLMYAVREEVEILKEQIRELVEKNSQLERENTLLKTLASPEQLEKFQSRLSPEEPVPDTPQAPEAPGGSAV